The Tautonia rosea genome includes a region encoding these proteins:
- a CDS encoding NAD(P) transhydrogenase subunit alpha, which yields METLVFSLTIFVLAIFVGFEVITKVPPTLHTPLMSGSNAISGITLVGAILSSGLQYSTLTSVLGVLAVALATINVVGGFLVTHRILGMFRRKS from the coding sequence ATGGAAACCCTTGTCTTCTCCCTGACGATCTTCGTGCTGGCAATTTTCGTGGGTTTCGAGGTCATTACGAAGGTCCCCCCCACCTTGCACACCCCGTTGATGTCCGGGTCGAACGCGATCTCAGGGATCACCCTGGTGGGGGCGATCCTCTCGTCGGGCTTGCAGTATTCGACCCTGACCTCGGTCCTGGGAGTGCTGGCGGTGGCGCTGGCGACGATCAACGTGGTGGGCGGATTCCTCGTCACCCATCGCATCCTCGGGATGTTTCGACGGAAGAGCTGA
- a CDS encoding Re/Si-specific NAD(P)(+) transhydrogenase subunit alpha, giving the protein MIVGVVKETFPGERRVALIPASVPLLKKAGCEVLVEAGAGFEAGYPDLTYEQKGATILSSRDEIFARSEILLQLLGLGANQTAGRDDLPRYRPGQTAIGFFRPLGAPETVQEVAATGITAFSIEMLPRITRAQSMDALSSMATVAGYKAVLIAADTLRRMFPMMMTAAGTISPARVLVLGVGVAGLQAIATARRMGAVVSAFDVRPAVKEQVQSLGAKFVELPLEAADAEDAGGYAKAQGEDFLRRQRELMAKVVAESDVVITTANVPGRKAPVLVTAEMVEAMTPGSVIVDMAAERGGNCELTQSGEVAITHGVSIVGAVNLAGKVPYHASQMYSSNITTLLLHLMKDGQLVIDPSDEITRETLIAQGGEVVHPRVLEALGITSKVPDDAGRS; this is encoded by the coding sequence ATGATCGTTGGCGTCGTCAAGGAAACCTTCCCGGGGGAACGTCGTGTCGCGTTGATCCCCGCGTCGGTGCCCCTGCTGAAGAAGGCCGGCTGCGAGGTCCTGGTCGAGGCCGGCGCCGGCTTCGAGGCAGGCTATCCCGACCTGACTTATGAGCAGAAAGGGGCGACGATCCTCTCGTCACGGGACGAGATCTTCGCCCGGTCCGAGATTCTCCTGCAGCTGCTCGGCCTCGGTGCCAATCAGACCGCCGGGCGCGACGACCTGCCGCGCTACCGACCCGGCCAGACTGCCATCGGCTTCTTCCGGCCGCTCGGTGCCCCCGAAACGGTTCAGGAGGTGGCCGCGACCGGAATCACCGCCTTCTCCATCGAAATGCTCCCCCGAATCACCCGCGCCCAGAGCATGGACGCCCTGTCGTCGATGGCCACGGTCGCCGGTTACAAGGCCGTCCTGATCGCCGCGGACACGCTCCGCCGCATGTTCCCCATGATGATGACTGCCGCGGGCACCATCTCTCCCGCCCGGGTTCTCGTCCTGGGTGTCGGCGTGGCCGGGCTCCAGGCCATCGCCACGGCGAGACGCATGGGGGCGGTCGTCTCTGCCTTCGACGTCCGACCTGCGGTCAAGGAGCAGGTCCAGAGCCTCGGCGCGAAGTTCGTCGAGCTTCCCCTTGAGGCTGCTGACGCCGAGGACGCCGGCGGCTACGCCAAGGCACAGGGTGAAGACTTCCTCCGCAGGCAACGAGAGTTGATGGCCAAGGTCGTGGCCGAGAGCGATGTGGTCATCACGACCGCCAACGTCCCCGGCCGAAAGGCCCCGGTGCTCGTGACCGCCGAGATGGTCGAGGCGATGACGCCCGGCTCGGTCATCGTCGATATGGCCGCCGAACGCGGCGGCAACTGCGAGCTGACCCAATCCGGCGAGGTCGCCATCACCCACGGCGTCAGCATCGTCGGCGCGGTCAATCTGGCCGGGAAGGTCCCGTATCACGCGAGCCAGATGTATTCGAGTAACATCACCACCCTGTTGCTTCATCTGATGAAGGACGGGCAGCTCGTGATCGATCCGAGCGACGAGATCACGCGAGAGACGCTCATCGCCCAGGGCGGCGAGGTCGTCCACCCCCGGGTCCTTGAGGCCCTCGGGATCACTTCCAAAGTTCCAGACGATGCAGGGAGATCGTGA
- a CDS encoding sigma 54-interacting transcriptional regulator, translating into MASDRPRTLGELKQSGYRVESVKDEMRRNLIAMIRRGEPLFPEILGYEETVVPQIQNAILSKHDMLFLGTRGQAKTRMLRQLVRLLDDTIPIVDGSEVNDHPYHPVSREARDKLDTMGDATPIAWVGREQRYQEKLATPDVTIADLIGEIDMIKHAEGRYLSSELTMHFGLIPRTNRGIFCMNELPDLSPKIQVGMFNVLEERDVQIRGYPVRLELDLCMVFSANPEDYTNRGRIVTPLKDRIGSVIRTHYPLTRDVGISINDQNAWVDRAGEQVAVPFFVKEVVEEAARLARTSSHVNQASGVSVRMSIANLENVVSNAERRALVNQESWVVPRVGDLSHVVPSTRGKIELTMADDDGSEDVLIGRIVGEAIKNVFSERFNPKEFRAAVEHFDNGGGVELTDVLPTRELLNRIEKIPGLLKKAEDLAKDSLPNLSDPDLHHAAIAASAEFILEGLHVHNRLNKSVKAGVASYER; encoded by the coding sequence ATGGCATCTGACCGACCCCGGACCCTGGGCGAGCTGAAGCAGAGCGGTTACCGTGTCGAGTCAGTCAAGGACGAGATGCGCCGCAACCTCATCGCCATGATTCGCAGAGGGGAGCCGCTCTTCCCCGAAATTCTCGGCTACGAGGAGACCGTCGTCCCTCAGATTCAGAACGCCATCCTCTCAAAGCACGACATGCTGTTCCTCGGCACAAGGGGACAGGCCAAGACCCGGATGCTTCGGCAGCTTGTCCGTCTGCTCGATGACACCATCCCGATCGTCGACGGCTCTGAGGTCAACGACCACCCCTATCACCCCGTCAGCCGAGAGGCCCGCGACAAGCTCGATACAATGGGCGACGCCACACCGATCGCCTGGGTCGGCCGCGAGCAGCGTTATCAGGAGAAGCTCGCCACCCCAGACGTCACCATTGCCGATCTGATCGGCGAGATTGACATGATCAAGCACGCCGAGGGGCGCTACCTCTCCAGCGAGCTGACCATGCACTTCGGCCTTATTCCCCGCACCAACCGCGGCATCTTCTGCATGAACGAGTTGCCCGACCTCTCCCCCAAGATCCAGGTCGGCATGTTCAACGTGCTCGAAGAGCGAGACGTCCAGATCCGGGGCTACCCGGTCCGACTGGAACTCGACCTCTGCATGGTCTTCTCGGCCAACCCGGAGGACTACACCAACCGCGGACGCATTGTCACCCCCTTGAAAGACCGGATCGGCTCGGTCATCCGCACGCACTATCCGCTGACGCGGGATGTCGGCATCTCGATCAACGACCAGAACGCCTGGGTCGATCGCGCCGGGGAACAGGTGGCCGTCCCGTTCTTCGTCAAGGAGGTGGTCGAGGAGGCCGCACGCCTGGCCCGCACCTCCTCGCACGTGAACCAGGCGTCGGGCGTCTCGGTCCGCATGTCGATCGCCAACCTGGAGAACGTCGTCTCCAACGCCGAGCGCCGAGCCCTGGTCAACCAGGAATCCTGGGTGGTCCCCCGGGTCGGCGACCTCTCCCACGTCGTCCCCAGCACCCGCGGGAAGATCGAATTGACCATGGCCGATGACGACGGCTCGGAGGATGTGCTCATCGGTCGCATTGTCGGTGAAGCGATCAAGAACGTCTTTTCCGAGCGCTTCAACCCGAAGGAATTTCGCGCCGCCGTCGAACACTTTGATAATGGCGGAGGTGTGGAATTGACCGATGTTTTGCCGACGCGAGAACTGCTCAATCGCATCGAAAAAATTCCCGGCCTGCTCAAGAAGGCTGAGGACCTCGCCAAGGATTCGTTGCCCAACCTCTCCGACCCCGACCTGCATCACGCGGCCATTGCCGCCTCGGCCGAGTTCATTCTCGAAGGTCTTCATGTGCACAATCGTCTGAACAAGAGTGTCAAGGCGGGCGTGGCGTCCTACGAACGTTGA
- a CDS encoding ribose-phosphate diphosphokinase → MDRSLICTSSKDRDPYGEMKIFAGSASRGLARAICRHLGVPLAQSETKIFSEGNIFVRVLENVRGRDVYIVQGTEQPVNDNLMELLFWIDAFKRASATQVTAVIPFFSYAKGDKKDEPRVSIRARVIADALEAVGADRVLTMDLHSPQIQGFFKIPVDHLYAGPVLTAYFRKLKLPNLVVAAPDVGFAKAAQRYADMMGCDLVIGNKNRPDHEERAEILDVIGNVKGKNVLLVDDFTISGGTLIEMAHACKARGALDVYACVSHGVFSRGSAEKIRNSPLKQLVLTDTIGHWPEPLAENCRRISVSRLFAEAILSIHQRESVSRLFDTEVEPELVEVCDDTETTLDDRSIAGAR, encoded by the coding sequence ATGGACCGCTCCTTGATCTGCACTTCCTCCAAGGACCGCGACCCCTACGGAGAGATGAAAATCTTCGCCGGGTCGGCAAGCCGGGGCCTCGCTCGGGCAATCTGTCGGCACCTCGGCGTCCCGCTCGCTCAGTCCGAAACGAAGATCTTCAGCGAGGGAAACATCTTCGTCCGCGTCCTCGAAAACGTCCGGGGGCGCGATGTCTACATCGTTCAAGGGACCGAGCAGCCCGTCAACGACAACCTGATGGAACTCCTCTTCTGGATCGACGCCTTCAAACGAGCCAGCGCCACGCAGGTCACGGCCGTCATCCCCTTCTTCTCCTACGCCAAGGGAGACAAGAAGGACGAGCCTCGCGTCTCCATCCGCGCCCGGGTGATTGCCGATGCCCTCGAAGCCGTCGGGGCTGACCGTGTCCTGACGATGGACCTACACAGCCCTCAGATCCAGGGCTTCTTCAAGATCCCCGTCGACCACCTCTACGCCGGACCCGTTCTCACCGCCTATTTTCGCAAGCTAAAGCTCCCCAACCTTGTCGTTGCCGCTCCCGATGTCGGATTCGCCAAGGCCGCGCAACGCTATGCCGACATGATGGGGTGCGATCTCGTCATCGGGAACAAGAACCGACCCGACCACGAGGAACGTGCCGAGATCCTCGATGTCATCGGAAACGTCAAGGGGAAGAACGTCCTGCTCGTCGATGACTTTACCATCTCCGGCGGTACCCTGATCGAGATGGCCCATGCCTGCAAGGCCCGTGGAGCGCTCGACGTGTACGCCTGCGTCTCCCACGGCGTCTTCTCCCGAGGATCGGCCGAGAAGATCCGCAACAGCCCGCTCAAACAGCTGGTTCTGACCGACACCATCGGCCACTGGCCCGAGCCCCTGGCCGAGAACTGCCGGCGGATCAGCGTCTCTCGCCTGTTCGCCGAGGCCATCCTCTCCATTCACCAGCGCGAGAGTGTGAGCCGGTTGTTCGATACCGAAGTCGAACCCGAACTGGTTGAGGTCTGCGACGATACCGAGACGACCCTGGACGATCGCTCGATCGCCGGTGCTCGTTGA
- a CDS encoding VWA domain-containing protein yields MPQYEYSKWDGSQEFRPQSAEKAFDELSEYLLHYGDQVLRQLDRFDDDDNPEIVELLQQEGLIERDREGKFVVAPKGLRRIQQSALTDLFQTFNRDAIGKHDSPHKGDGTVRHEDSRPYVYGDSLANLNLHETIKNAYTRQGGGVPIRVERDDWVVYETEHQTRAATVVLIDMSGSMGRYGKYGMTKKVALALQAMVRAQYPTDSLGMVGFYTLASKMTERELLNSAPKPVGLFDPRVHLRISLDAPLPRQVQHFTNIDAGLKLARNMLNKQAAENKQIIVITDGEPTAYIEGREAVLIYPPAEKTAAATLAEARRCASAGIRVSSFALIEDYFYLGLVNFVEEMARVTQGVAAYCSADDLGKYVFDSFVGGRRQRKMTR; encoded by the coding sequence ATGCCCCAGTACGAATATTCCAAATGGGACGGGTCGCAGGAGTTTCGCCCTCAGTCGGCCGAGAAGGCGTTTGACGAACTGAGCGAGTATCTGCTGCACTACGGGGACCAGGTCCTCCGCCAACTTGACCGCTTCGATGACGATGACAACCCGGAAATCGTCGAGTTGCTCCAGCAGGAAGGGTTGATCGAACGGGACCGTGAAGGAAAGTTCGTCGTCGCCCCCAAGGGGCTGCGACGCATCCAGCAAAGTGCGCTCACCGATCTGTTCCAGACCTTCAACCGGGATGCGATCGGCAAGCATGACTCTCCCCACAAGGGGGATGGCACCGTCCGACACGAGGACTCACGTCCTTATGTTTATGGTGATTCGCTGGCCAATTTGAACCTGCACGAGACGATCAAGAATGCCTACACCCGTCAGGGAGGGGGCGTGCCGATCCGGGTCGAGCGCGATGACTGGGTTGTGTATGAAACCGAGCATCAGACCCGTGCCGCCACCGTCGTCCTGATCGATATGAGTGGATCAATGGGGCGGTACGGCAAGTACGGTATGACGAAGAAGGTCGCGCTGGCGTTACAGGCGATGGTCCGGGCGCAGTACCCGACGGATTCGCTGGGAATGGTCGGGTTTTATACGCTCGCGAGCAAAATGACCGAGCGCGAATTATTGAATTCGGCCCCCAAGCCGGTCGGGCTGTTTGACCCTCGCGTGCACCTGCGAATCAGTCTGGATGCTCCACTCCCTCGGCAGGTCCAGCACTTCACCAACATCGACGCCGGCCTAAAGCTTGCGCGCAACATGCTGAACAAGCAGGCGGCCGAGAACAAGCAGATTATTGTCATCACCGACGGCGAGCCGACCGCCTACATCGAAGGACGCGAGGCCGTGCTCATCTACCCCCCCGCTGAGAAGACCGCCGCCGCCACCCTGGCCGAGGCCCGCCGGTGCGCCTCGGCCGGAATTCGCGTCTCGTCGTTCGCCCTGATCGAAGATTACTTTTATCTGGGCCTGGTGAACTTTGTCGAGGAGATGGCCCGCGTGACCCAGGGGGTTGCCGCGTACTGCTCGGCCGACGACCTGGGCAAATACGTCTTCGACAGCTTCGTCGGCGGCCGGAGGCAGCGGAAGATGACCCGCTGA
- a CDS encoding RNA polymerase sigma factor, whose product MMQSLEPNTRISLLRKLSEPASNPSDWSQFVTTYGPMVLNWCRGKGLQEQDARDVTQEVFLCFARQATRFRYDPSRRFRGYLRKLTHAAWCDWVERQRPWHSGTGDTAVLRLLERIADRNASSDRIEPEADQEQLDQAMRSVRARVEPHTWEAFRLLALEGLSGQEAAVRLGMKRGSAFAARCKVQRLIRLEIARSEIEGRN is encoded by the coding sequence ATGATGCAATCGCTTGAGCCAAACACCAGAATCTCCCTCCTCCGGAAGCTGAGCGAACCCGCAAGCAACCCGTCGGACTGGTCACAGTTCGTGACGACCTACGGTCCGATGGTGTTGAACTGGTGCCGTGGCAAGGGACTGCAGGAGCAAGATGCCCGGGATGTGACGCAAGAGGTCTTCTTGTGCTTCGCCCGACAGGCCACGCGATTCCGCTACGATCCGTCTCGACGATTCCGGGGCTACCTCAGAAAACTCACGCACGCGGCCTGGTGCGACTGGGTTGAGCGGCAGCGGCCCTGGCACTCGGGGACGGGGGACACGGCGGTCCTTCGGCTCCTTGAACGGATTGCCGATCGGAACGCATCCTCCGACCGCATTGAGCCCGAGGCAGATCAGGAACAACTCGATCAGGCGATGCGGAGCGTTCGGGCTCGGGTCGAGCCACACACCTGGGAAGCGTTTCGACTCTTAGCGCTTGAAGGTTTGTCCGGGCAGGAGGCGGCGGTTCGACTCGGCATGAAGCGGGGTTCGGCCTTCGCCGCGCGTTGCAAGGTCCAGCGGCTCATCAGGCTTGAGATCGCCCGTTCCGAGATCGAAGGAAGGAACTGA
- a CDS encoding thioredoxin-like domain-containing protein produces the protein MTTRRVIRSAPRTVAAMAATLAIAAGVAIYAVPKAGTTPGANPPQEQGATVNAAALRVQDEKGLGPGATQDLFAGGVDWLNTAKPISTQDLVGKIVLLDFWTYCCINCHHIIPDLEKLEKKYPNELVVIGVHSPKFEAERDSENIRQKVREYQVKHPVVNDADMAIWRRFGVRAWPTLALIDAKGNFRGSISGEGHYDTLDEIIGKLAAQHREKGELDETPFIVYAESDRPSDGPLLFPGKVTADPENNRLYITDTSHHRIVVTDLNGQGQFVIGNGQLGLEDGDFASARFNRPQGTRLVDGALYVADTENHAIRKVDLTNQTVETIAGNGEQSYRRNGSFQGTDEGLNSPWDLIQVPGTSELIIAMAGPHQLWKLNLETNTVSVWAGSGREDITDGSYDTGAFAQPSGLATDGTYLYVADSEVSGIRRVSLSGEQEPQVDTVVGMGLFEFGDIDGTGDEVRLQHCLGLAYDDGTLYIADTYNNKIKACDPDDRSVTSLVGTGEPGSSDSEPNFYQPGGIALAGSTLYIADTNNHAIRAYDLESKEVRTLSIEGIGPPEPPKQKPTFANATAIDVPKAEIRPGEAFTIDLALNIPGFKLQPDSPVLFLVEAPDAPDALSKGVSDTGETVLPEGDSIPIPVPLARSFEAGDELTLKVSASIFACAEVGGFCTVKQYEWTVPVSFAEAGGEAILVTPPSAEETP, from the coding sequence ATGACCACACGGAGAGTTATTCGCTCAGCACCCCGAACCGTCGCGGCCATGGCCGCGACCCTGGCCATCGCCGCTGGAGTCGCCATTTATGCGGTCCCGAAGGCCGGAACGACTCCGGGAGCCAATCCCCCTCAAGAGCAAGGAGCCACGGTGAACGCCGCCGCATTGCGAGTGCAGGACGAGAAAGGACTCGGTCCTGGAGCCACGCAAGACCTGTTTGCGGGGGGTGTCGACTGGCTCAACACGGCCAAGCCGATCAGCACGCAGGACCTTGTCGGCAAGATCGTTTTGCTCGACTTCTGGACCTATTGCTGCATCAACTGCCACCATATCATCCCTGACCTGGAGAAGCTGGAGAAGAAGTACCCCAACGAGCTGGTCGTCATCGGCGTGCACTCGCCCAAGTTCGAAGCCGAGCGCGACTCGGAAAACATCCGTCAAAAGGTACGCGAATATCAGGTCAAACACCCGGTCGTCAATGATGCCGACATGGCGATCTGGCGGCGCTTCGGCGTACGAGCCTGGCCGACGCTCGCTCTCATCGACGCGAAGGGGAACTTCCGAGGGTCGATCAGCGGCGAGGGGCATTACGACACGCTGGATGAGATTATCGGCAAGCTCGCGGCTCAGCACCGTGAGAAGGGGGAGCTGGACGAGACGCCCTTCATCGTTTACGCCGAGAGCGACCGCCCAAGCGACGGCCCCCTGCTCTTCCCCGGCAAGGTTACGGCCGATCCCGAGAACAACCGACTGTACATCACCGACACCAGTCACCACCGGATCGTTGTCACCGATCTGAACGGGCAGGGTCAGTTCGTCATCGGCAATGGTCAGCTTGGGCTCGAAGATGGGGACTTCGCCTCAGCCCGATTCAATCGGCCGCAGGGGACGCGACTGGTCGATGGTGCGTTGTACGTGGCCGACACCGAGAACCACGCGATCCGCAAGGTGGACCTGACGAACCAGACGGTCGAGACCATCGCCGGCAACGGCGAGCAGTCGTATCGACGCAACGGGTCATTCCAGGGGACGGATGAGGGACTCAATAGTCCCTGGGACCTGATCCAGGTCCCCGGGACGTCGGAGCTCATCATCGCCATGGCCGGACCGCATCAACTCTGGAAGCTAAACCTGGAAACGAACACGGTGTCCGTCTGGGCTGGGTCGGGCCGCGAGGACATTACCGACGGCTCGTACGACACCGGAGCCTTTGCCCAGCCGAGCGGCCTTGCGACTGATGGCACGTATCTGTATGTGGCCGACTCGGAGGTCTCGGGCATCCGGCGCGTCTCGCTCTCAGGAGAACAGGAACCGCAGGTCGATACGGTCGTCGGCATGGGTCTCTTTGAGTTCGGCGATATCGACGGCACTGGTGACGAGGTTCGACTCCAGCACTGCCTCGGACTGGCATACGACGATGGCACGCTCTACATCGCCGACACGTACAACAACAAGATCAAGGCATGCGACCCAGATGATCGTTCTGTCACCTCGCTGGTGGGGACAGGGGAGCCCGGGTCGTCCGACTCGGAGCCGAACTTCTACCAGCCCGGTGGCATCGCCCTGGCGGGTTCGACGCTGTACATCGCCGACACGAACAACCACGCCATCCGCGCCTACGACCTGGAGTCGAAGGAGGTCCGGACCCTGTCAATCGAGGGGATCGGTCCTCCCGAACCCCCGAAGCAGAAGCCGACCTTCGCGAACGCCACTGCCATCGACGTGCCGAAGGCGGAGATTCGACCCGGCGAAGCCTTTACGATCGATCTGGCTCTGAACATTCCTGGCTTCAAGCTTCAGCCTGATTCTCCCGTCCTCTTCCTCGTCGAGGCTCCCGACGCACCCGACGCTCTTTCGAAGGGTGTGTCCGACACGGGCGAGACGGTACTGCCCGAGGGGGATTCGATCCCCATCCCTGTCCCCCTGGCTCGATCGTTCGAAGCGGGGGATGAGCTGACCTTAAAGGTCTCGGCCTCCATATTCGCCTGTGCTGAGGTCGGCGGCTTCTGCACCGTCAAGCAGTATGAGTGGACGGTCCCTGTCTCGTTTGCCGAGGCCGGAGGCGAGGCCATCCTCGTGACCCCGCCATCGGCCGAGGAGACACCTTGA
- a CDS encoding peroxiredoxin family protein: MTRILASALALFGLTLGLTFSAAAQEGLKVGDKAPDFTLKASDGKTYSLSDFKGKKAVVIAWFPKAFTGGCTKQCTAYAEQGDQLKDLNVAYFTASTDTVDENTRFAQSLNADYPILSDPDASAAKAFGVLMSERPLARRVTFYIDKEGVIQAIDSQINTENAGADTAKKLKELGIAE; the protein is encoded by the coding sequence ATGACACGCATCCTTGCCTCTGCCCTGGCCCTGTTCGGTCTGACCCTCGGCCTCACGTTTTCGGCCGCCGCTCAGGAAGGCTTGAAGGTCGGCGACAAGGCCCCCGACTTCACCCTGAAGGCTTCCGACGGTAAGACCTATTCCCTCTCCGACTTTAAAGGCAAGAAGGCGGTGGTCATTGCCTGGTTCCCGAAGGCGTTCACCGGCGGTTGCACCAAGCAGTGCACGGCCTATGCCGAACAGGGCGATCAGCTCAAGGATCTGAACGTCGCCTACTTCACCGCCAGCACTGATACCGTCGATGAGAACACCCGCTTCGCCCAGTCGCTCAACGCCGATTACCCGATTCTCAGCGATCCCGACGCTTCGGCCGCCAAGGCGTTTGGTGTCCTCATGTCCGAGCGCCCGCTCGCCCGCCGCGTGACCTTCTACATCGACAAGGAAGGTGTCATTCAGGCGATCGACTCACAGATCAACACCGAGAACGCCGGCGCCGACACCGCCAAGAAGCTCAAGGAACTCGGCATCGCCGAGTGA
- a CDS encoding NAD(P)(+) transhydrogenase (Re/Si-specific) subunit beta, with amino-acid sequence MSTSLINLAYLVASALFILGLKGLSHPRTAVRGNLMGATAMLIAVVVTLLNQEIIGYGGILIGLALGSLVGAVLAVRIPMTAMPQLVALLNGFGGGASILVAGAALVEAVGLTDREVTSQLTVATAASGLIGAVTLAGSFVAFAKLQELISGNPILFPGRHVVNAALLIATLGLAAMVAVQPDEPLAYWGLVIVASVLGVLAVIPIGGADMPVVIALLNSYSGLAACATGFVLNNTMLIIAGSLVGASGLILTRIMCDAMNRSLTNVLFGGVGAVASQPGGGKGDEVYAGRVKSAGPDEIAMILEVAQRVMIVPGYGLAVSQAQHSVRDLANLLESRGVRVDFAIHPVAGRMPGHMNVLLAEADIPYEKLLTMEEANPQFEQTDVAIVIGANDVVNPDARTDPTGPIAGMPILDVDKARTVIVVKRSLSPGFAGIPNPLFAADNTLMYFADGKKALVDLITALQS; translated from the coding sequence GTGTCCACATCGCTGATTAACCTGGCCTACCTCGTCGCCTCGGCCCTGTTCATCCTGGGGCTAAAAGGCCTCAGTCATCCCCGGACCGCCGTGCGCGGCAATCTGATGGGGGCGACCGCGATGCTCATTGCCGTGGTCGTCACACTGCTCAATCAAGAAATCATCGGCTATGGCGGGATTCTCATCGGGCTCGCCCTCGGCTCACTCGTCGGCGCCGTGTTGGCCGTTCGAATCCCGATGACCGCGATGCCGCAGCTCGTCGCCCTGCTCAACGGCTTCGGCGGGGGCGCGTCGATCCTCGTCGCCGGCGCAGCCCTGGTCGAGGCCGTCGGCCTGACCGATCGGGAAGTCACGTCTCAGCTCACCGTGGCCACGGCCGCCTCGGGACTGATCGGCGCCGTGACGCTCGCCGGGAGCTTCGTCGCATTCGCGAAGCTCCAGGAGCTGATTTCCGGCAATCCGATCCTCTTTCCCGGCCGCCACGTCGTGAACGCGGCGCTCCTGATCGCCACCCTTGGCCTGGCGGCGATGGTGGCGGTTCAGCCTGACGAGCCGCTTGCCTACTGGGGCCTGGTGATCGTCGCCTCCGTGCTCGGCGTGCTGGCGGTCATCCCGATCGGCGGGGCCGACATGCCGGTCGTCATCGCCCTGTTGAACTCCTACTCCGGCCTGGCTGCCTGCGCCACCGGCTTCGTCTTGAACAACACGATGCTGATCATCGCCGGATCACTCGTCGGCGCCTCGGGCCTGATCCTCACTCGAATCATGTGCGACGCGATGAACCGATCGCTCACCAACGTCCTCTTTGGCGGCGTTGGTGCGGTCGCCTCCCAGCCGGGAGGAGGCAAGGGAGACGAGGTCTACGCCGGTCGCGTCAAGTCGGCGGGTCCTGATGAAATCGCCATGATCCTTGAGGTCGCCCAGCGGGTGATGATCGTTCCCGGCTACGGCCTCGCTGTCAGCCAGGCCCAGCATTCCGTCCGCGACCTGGCCAACCTGCTCGAATCACGCGGTGTGCGGGTCGATTTCGCCATCCACCCCGTCGCCGGCCGGATGCCCGGCCACATGAACGTCCTGCTCGCCGAGGCCGATATCCCCTACGAAAAGCTCCTCACGATGGAGGAAGCCAACCCCCAGTTCGAGCAGACCGACGTGGCCATTGTCATCGGTGCCAACGACGTCGTGAACCCCGACGCCCGCACCGACCCTACCGGCCCGATCGCCGGCATGCCCATCCTCGACGTCGACAAGGCTCGCACCGTCATCGTCGTCAAGCGCTCCCTTTCCCCCGGCTTCGCCGGCATTCCCAACCCCCTGTTTGCCGCCGACAACACCCTGATGTACTTTGCCGACGGAAAGAAAGCCCTTGTCGACTTGATTACCGCACTGCAGAGTTGA